One part of the Sphingopyxis sp. PAMC25046 genome encodes these proteins:
- a CDS encoding amidohydrolase family protein produces MTRRLNALVALLLATPASAETIAIVDARLMTMTGAGEIGRGTIVIRDGKVAALGTDAPVPADARVIDGRGGVVTPGLIQVDSTLGAVEVSQVPTSADRATHSRTISAGFDISQGLNPDSILLPVSRLAGITHAVTTPLYDDRGGRSLQFAGQAAVIDLAQRPQMVTRPRAAMVLEMGEGGAERAGGARGAAIVELRATLADVRHFAAHRAAYDRGEGRPQALSRVDLDALIPVADGRMPLIVKVDRASDIVEMIALAREERLRIILDGAEEGWRVADKISAAKIPVILDPLADLPRSFSQLGATMENAARLHAAGVIVILKTGSGVAHRARELRYGAGNAVAWGLPHDAAVAAITINPARVFGVADRIGSLEVGRAADLVLWNGDPLEPLSQPQAVFVEGIEKPLTARPLELRDRYMSPSP; encoded by the coding sequence ATGACCCGCCGCTTGAACGCCCTCGTCGCACTGCTGCTGGCGACCCCGGCCTCGGCGGAAACGATCGCGATCGTCGATGCGCGGCTGATGACGATGACGGGCGCCGGCGAGATCGGTCGCGGAACGATCGTGATCCGGGACGGGAAGGTCGCTGCGCTTGGCACCGACGCTCCGGTTCCAGCCGATGCGCGCGTGATCGATGGCCGTGGCGGGGTCGTCACACCGGGACTCATCCAGGTCGACAGCACCTTGGGCGCCGTCGAGGTGAGCCAAGTCCCGACCAGCGCCGATCGAGCCACGCACAGCAGGACGATCAGCGCGGGATTCGACATCTCGCAGGGGCTCAACCCTGATTCGATTCTGCTCCCGGTGTCGCGGCTGGCGGGAATCACCCATGCTGTCACGACGCCGCTTTACGATGATCGCGGTGGGCGCTCGCTGCAGTTCGCCGGGCAGGCAGCGGTGATCGATCTCGCGCAGCGCCCGCAAATGGTCACGCGGCCGCGCGCCGCGATGGTGCTCGAAATGGGCGAGGGCGGGGCCGAACGCGCCGGCGGTGCCCGCGGCGCGGCGATCGTCGAACTTCGCGCGACTCTGGCTGACGTCCGCCACTTCGCGGCGCACCGCGCCGCGTACGATCGCGGCGAAGGGCGGCCGCAGGCGCTTTCGCGCGTCGATCTGGATGCGCTGATCCCGGTCGCCGACGGACGCATGCCGCTGATCGTCAAGGTCGATCGCGCCTCAGACATCGTCGAAATGATCGCGCTCGCGCGCGAGGAGAGGCTGCGCATCATCCTCGATGGCGCGGAAGAAGGATGGCGCGTCGCCGACAAGATTTCCGCGGCGAAGATCCCCGTCATTCTCGACCCGCTCGCCGACTTGCCACGCAGCTTCTCCCAGCTTGGGGCGACGATGGAAAATGCCGCGCGACTACACGCCGCTGGCGTCATCGTGATCCTGAAGACGGGGAGCGGCGTCGCGCATCGCGCGCGGGAGCTGCGTTACGGTGCGGGAAATGCCGTCGCCTGGGGATTGCCCCATGATGCAGCTGTTGCGGCGATCACGATCAATCCGGCGCGCGTCTTCGGCGTTGCCGACCGCATTGGATCGCTCGAAGTTGGCCGCGCCGCCGACTTGGTGTTGTGGAACGGCGATCCGCTCGAACCGCTGTCGCAGCCGCAGGCGGTGTTCGTCGAGGGGATCGAGAAGCCGCTTACAGCTCGCCCGCTCGAACTGCGCGACCGCTATATGTCGCCGTCGCCCTGA
- a CDS encoding amidohydrolase, whose translation MRHAALVLVAATALAGCAASERRPSAPAADAAPTIDRDAYPSTYHAPAVERIALVGATVLTATGEEIVNGTVLIEGGKIAAVGTALAVPSGYRTVDARGKWVTPGVIDAHSHLGAWAQPESVEAHNDVNEMTDPNTAQVWIEHSIWPQDPGFDAAREAGVTTMMILPGSGNLFGGRTVTLKNVPSVTIQGMKFPGAPQGLKIACGENPKRVYGGRGRSPATRMGNVAGYRKAWIDAQDYARRWDKWEKGGRSGEAPKRDLQLETLAGVLKGEILVQNHCYRADEMANMIDISREFGFRIRAFHHANEAYKVAPLLAKEDICVATWASWWGYKMEVFDAIEENAALVHAAGGCAIIHSDDPIVIQRLNQEAAAALSAAWRAGIRISKADAIRWFTANPAKALGIADRVGTLQPGKNADVVLWSHDPFSIYARAEKVWIDGGIVFDRADAGYRRHSDFLIGQPGETR comes from the coding sequence ATGAGGCACGCCGCGCTCGTCCTTGTCGCGGCAACTGCGCTCGCCGGCTGCGCCGCGTCCGAACGGCGGCCGTCGGCGCCCGCCGCCGACGCGGCGCCCACGATCGACCGCGATGCCTATCCGAGCACCTATCATGCACCTGCCGTAGAGCGTATCGCCTTGGTCGGCGCGACGGTGCTGACCGCGACCGGCGAGGAAATCGTCAATGGGACGGTGCTGATTGAGGGCGGGAAGATCGCCGCCGTTGGTACCGCGCTAGCGGTGCCGAGCGGCTATCGAACGGTGGACGCGCGCGGTAAGTGGGTAACCCCGGGCGTCATCGACGCGCACTCGCATCTCGGCGCCTGGGCACAGCCCGAATCGGTCGAGGCGCATAACGACGTCAACGAGATGACCGATCCCAACACTGCGCAGGTCTGGATCGAACATTCGATCTGGCCGCAGGACCCGGGTTTCGACGCGGCGCGCGAAGCAGGGGTCACCACGATGATGATCCTGCCCGGTTCGGGTAATTTGTTCGGCGGGCGCACGGTGACATTGAAGAATGTGCCTTCGGTAACGATACAGGGGATGAAGTTTCCCGGCGCGCCGCAGGGCCTGAAGATCGCGTGCGGCGAGAATCCCAAGCGCGTCTATGGCGGGCGAGGCCGTTCGCCGGCGACGCGGATGGGCAATGTCGCGGGCTATCGCAAGGCGTGGATCGACGCGCAGGACTATGCGCGCCGCTGGGACAAGTGGGAGAAGGGCGGCCGGAGCGGCGAGGCGCCGAAGCGCGACCTCCAGCTCGAAACGCTCGCTGGCGTGCTGAAGGGCGAGATTCTCGTCCAGAACCACTGCTACCGCGCCGACGAGATGGCGAACATGATCGATATCTCGCGCGAATTCGGGTTTAGAATCCGCGCCTTTCATCATGCCAACGAAGCCTACAAGGTCGCGCCGCTGCTAGCGAAGGAAGATATCTGCGTCGCCACCTGGGCCAGTTGGTGGGGGTACAAGATGGAGGTGTTCGATGCGATCGAGGAGAATGCGGCGCTCGTCCACGCGGCCGGCGGCTGCGCTATCATCCATTCGGATGATCCGATCGTCATCCAGCGTCTGAACCAGGAGGCCGCAGCCGCTTTGTCGGCGGCTTGGCGTGCGGGCATTCGGATCAGCAAGGCCGACGCCATCCGCTGGTTCACCGCCAATCCGGCAAAGGCGCTTGGTATCGCCGACCGCGTCGGAACGCTCCAGCCCGGCAAGAACGCCGATGTCGTATTGTGGAGCCACGACCCGTTCAGCATCTACGCACGGGCCGAAAAGGTCTGGATCGACGGCGGGATCGTCTTCGACCGCGCCGACGCCGGCTATCGCCGCCATTCCGACTTTCTGATCGGCCAACCCGGAGAGACGCGATGA